gccctaaactgAACGTACCTGATGGACTTCAGCAGGGGGGCTTCAGACATCAGGGAAGACGTGTCATATACCCTGTCCACAAACAAGAGAGATCATTAAAATGTCCACAAGAACAAAATAATGTAACCATGTGCTTACTGGCACCTTATGCGGTTGTCCTTGCAAGAAGTGACCACTCTGTTGCCCGTGCAGGGTGAGAAAAAGCAGCTGGATATGCTTAAAGAGTGACCATTCAGCTGGCAGACAGGCTGGCTTTCATTCTTCTTCAGACTTCGAATGTCATAAATGCTCACCTCCCTGCAGACTCATTGATTCAGGGCATGAGTGATGAAACATTATGAAGCACTGGACTTAGTTCATGCCTACCTGTTCTTTGCCACTACAAAGTATTGCTGCTGTAGAGGATGAACGCTGACACAGCGTAAAACTTTGGGGTCCAGTGAGTGGAAAGACTCGTGTGAGGTTCTGCAAATCCACAGGAGTGGTCAGCTCTGCTTACTTGGAAATAGGCAGCAGAGTACAGGTATTTTAAGAACACGGCCCACGCCATGGTAACATACCCTGGGGTACGTCTGTCCACGATGGCCACATTTCCGTACCAGTCCCCGACCACCAGAGTCAAACAGTCATGTGACAGGAAGTCAAAGGTTTTCAGCCCATATTCAACGTTGTACACCTACACCACACAGAAACAACTCATCCCTGTTTAACATTGACTATTCTGTACTTTTAAGCCTGGGAAACCGGAGTCTATCCCGGCTGATTTAGAGCAAATTCTATAAAGTTCAACTTGTGGGTTATCTCCTGGATGAGAAGTGACGTTTAGATTTGGACTATGGGAGGAAGCAAGGTTTAAGGAGAGaacaataatgataaaaaaaagatGTCTAACATCATCGAAGACAGCTTTTTCCACATCCATGCAGCGCAGAGATCCGTCATAGCTGAGACTCAGCAGCTGTGTGGAATGCGCCCTGGAGAAAGCCAAGCAGCCCACTGAGCGACTGTGGGGCTCAAAGAGAAGAACGCCATCATTTCCCCAGTCTTCACCCTGCGGAAAGACCGATAGAAGTAAATAAAAaggtgtaaatactgtatatcttGAGTCAATATTGTAAACATTGATTAATAGAAAAACCAAAACGCACTAAACTCCAGAGGCCGACTTTCCCTTTCTGGTCGCCAGCGGCCATTAGCAGACTTGTGGAAGAAGGGTGGAAGGCTGCTGAGAAGATGTGGTCCATCACCACTTTGGCCACTTTGTCTTCACTAATCCTCATCTTCCCCAGCGTGGAGCAGTACCTTCAACCAAGAGTCTAAATGTCAACAATTGCTTTGTCAACTACCAGGTGTCGTTAATTAAAAGTTAAACTCATACTTTGACAAATTAAGTTCTCCCATTTGTTTTGGCGAGACCTGATGAGAAAGAAAATACCACAAAAATATATTTGACATATTATGCATtacctattaccgtattttccagactataaggcgcacttaaaaatattttttcccccctcaaaactcgactgtgtgccttataacccggtgcgcctaatgtaaggaatacgtttggttgagcttacccacctcgaagcaattttatttggtacattgtgtaatgataaatgtgaccagtagatggcagtcacacataagagataagtgtagtctgcaccgtttgatgtgcttcaacatacgagtaacattatggtgtgtgtataaggtaagacattatctggtgttttgtttcgcaatattatgcaaaagcaacttttctaaccttctggtacctgctgatctgtatttgggacctgcataaatcctgaaaaattgcgcaggtccgcctttgtagtccgtaccaacgccatagttgataagcttcttctttttgtctatcttcttgttatgagacattcatcctccgctgttgccatttctaatataaggaagcgtaaagttcttacttatatatgtcagtaaactcgccatgaaagcgctaaaacataccggtgtagtgagtttacattatccacccaaggacCCGGTCGGACGGTTATTCaccggacacatttccggtgttatttctggatgaggagatactgctctgttattgatttaagtaaagtctgaatgtcattaaaactgttagctccatcttttgacacttcttccactcccgtccttgcacgctacaccgctacaacaaagatgatggggaaaagacgctgccgaaggtgagccacgtaaattaagaccgcccacaaaacggcacatccggaagagactgtcagaaacggcttgaagacgatctgtaaaacataatctatgcaacattttgaccaaagaaccaccattacatgttatgttgaccacaaggaagtgttttccatttagaaaataataataataatgtgactcgtttaatgtgtgtgtgccttttatatgaaaaaagatcaaaaatagactattcatcggcagtgcgctttataatccggtgcgccctatgggccggaaaatacggtaaattgacaTTATATAGTCAATGTAGCACATGAGTTATACCACTTGAGTGCCTCCTACATCAGAGCAGAGCCTGAGAAGCTGAGGTGGCAGTTTGCTTGCTTCAGCCATGTTGATAGGCTCCATGGATAGAGGACCTGCAGGCTTCTTTGCCCACAAATCCTTTAAAAGTGCACAGAACAAAGAATATGTAATATGCAAAAGAAGGCAGGAAAAAGGGCAAATCTGCAAAAGGAACTACCGGTCCTGGGACACTCCATCTGTTGGATTCAGGGGGAAGGGTCCAGACCTCTGCTTGTTTGTTTTGGAGACGCAGGGACTTGCGAGGCGGCAGCACTTCTTTTACCTCCGAATGTGACCTGCCACCACAGAAGTGGATACACAAAAATGCTTTATAAGTGTGAAGGCAATACATGTTGGCTTGTTTTAAACAGAATTAAGAAAAATAATCCAGAAACATAAATTGGAGAAAAAAGCAGAATCTCGCACCTCGCAAGACCCCTCTGGGATGGTTGCAGCTTCGCCGACGACCGTTTCAACTCATCAGACGCCTTCAGAGAACAAGAACAATTAATTCAACGTAACCTGGTCCCATACAATTTCCTTATTCATAATATGTAGCTGTTAAGATGATAGATTTGCAAGGGTCAAagaagacagaaaaaggagacagTCTACCCTTATCAATTATTTAGAAGACAACACATGGcataattaactaactaaaaaaaaactatggattctgttgaaaaatattttttgcattcaaatCAGGATTACTTCCTCTTTGGTGCCATTAGGCTACATAAAGCCAgccaaaggcttttttttttttaattttttttttttaactgaacgttTATTCATTAAATATGGAGAAGTTGCTGATGGTGTTTGACAGAGGCAGCTCACAGGAAATAACAGAAGTTTGCTCTCGAAGGTAAATGTTGCatgtacattattacattacttgATAAAACCACTATTTTTTTGGAGTACATTCTATCATActgattttttaaacaatattcatTATGTATAACAGGAATTCTCAAAACTGTGGTACACAGGCTCCATTAGGTAGTAGccaaataatcaattaaatattcaaacagtgttactgttcaaactgtgtagttttacagtggccaaaaatattaaacatacttgttaatAAAACCTctcccttgtttttaatgaatatttagacctactacgctaatgtatattaatgttggtcattaagtttgtacttggagagccaagtgttttctgaggtggtacttgttgaaaaaagtttgagaaccactgatatagaagtgtgtttttcttttttaaaagcatttgtgTTACATTGTGTACAAATTTTCTGGGGCCCAAACcacaataatttaatttaaattcccTTCAATGGGGAACATTGATTTGATATATAGCCTCTTCATAGAACCAGTTAACTGTAAACCAAGTGCATTGGAAAAAAAATTGGGATTCAAAGACGGTGTTTCTTGTTTCCAGACGGCCAAAAAGAGGCATCTGTCTATTAGAGCAGTGTCTTGGGTagaagtgggaatctttgggcatttcacgattcgattacggagctacaattccattaaaaatcgattattgatgcaactttaatttatgtatattgatgcagttttacatttcttttcatttcactaaataagcgtttatcacttgcgtctttaaaaaaaacagtgcatttgtaataaacagttaaattaattcctacATTTATTAAACTAATgggaaactggaacataagtgccctataataaaggagctggtcggatctcttggTGAGGTGGCTTGCTGCACTCAATTTTAGAACTGCTtggattactttatttacaataaataaattgattaccGATTATTaaagtttactaatcgattttataattgtcTATAACCGATTTGCAATGCttgtaaaaatcgattatttcccacaCCTCTAGTCATGGGACATCTGTAAGGACAGCCTTCAAACATCATTCTTACGGGATTATGCTTGTCTACCTGAAACAGATTGATAGCAGAGAGGAAGGCTTGATTTTGCCTGATGTTTTCCAAACGCTCCAATTCATAAGCTGAAAGTCCTTTGTCCTgttccaacaaaaaaaaaagtgtgtaagaCTGATCATGTGCACATTGAAATAACTTTTACTCATTTGGAGGGAACTCCTAATGCGGTACTTACATTTGTAATTTCCTTGTTGTTTTCCGCAACTGAAACATCGTCTTGTTCGTCCTCGTCGTTTTCTATGTTGCGCTTTTTAGAAAACAATAATGGATGGTTATTACTTCAGTTAATGAGTGGGTGCCAGTACATTTTGCACAATCTGAAAAGCCACTTTTGCAAAGGTATTACAGtatctcacaaaagtgagtactGTACCTTTCACTTTTCagcaagcattttttttaaagtagatcccccaaaaagggacaagtggtagaaaatggatggatggatggagatattcAAGGGAAAATACTATAGAAAGTAAGTGGCTATAAAAGTAGTCTGTGTATGGATTTACTATTCGCGGAAAAGAAGTCAACACACAGCAATTATTGTCTAAATATCTGTCAACACAAAGCAAGGGTTAGCCGACAGTCAAATATGGTGGTGGTTGGGTCATAGTCAAAATCAGCATGAGGCGGACGCGGCAACTTTCTCGCTAAATCTGGTGACTTTCCAACTCCTCTTAGCAACTTTTAATTTCTCAAAAGAAACTAGCGACGTGTTTGGATATTTTGGAGACACAAAAGCACGTATCACTCTGCAACGAGCAGCGGGTGCTGCCGTGAGCACAGGTGGTCAGGTTCAGAGTAGCCTCACGCAGCAATCCCCGCTGCAGTCATAGCAAAGATGAGACCCACATCCTCTCTGCGTCAAGGACTCAAATAAAATGCACATCTGCAAATAAATCATTGCAACGTTCCAATCCAATCAGTAGCTACATGCACACAGACACATTTTATCGGATTAAAAGTCTAACCGGAATAAAAGTGCTTCATGTAAATACGCCATTTGGAAGATTCTGACCAAACATGTTTGGATCAACATTTAATTCTGATTGTAACATATTTTCCGAAATTCGGGTTGAAATGATCCTTAGtgcgcatgtctttgatgtcagctatGATTTGGTGGTGGAagtgggacaaaattaaataatcTCGGTATGAGGTGATTGTCTTGCTGCGGTCTTCCCacccattgaaacatttacatactGTAAGTAGCGTTATGtgctgttgagtttgttgctctaAAAACGAGacaagcaaaaacaaaagtagtgaaaagaAGGAAAAATTACCGTGACAgcgtcggacaagcagaaatatacaaaacatgtttatttatatgtttatctataccgtatataataataataataataacaatggattagattttacatcgcgcttttctattattagatactcaaagcactcacagagaagtggcaacccatcattcattcacacctggtggtggtaagctacatttgtagccacagctgccctggggtagactgacgtaaacgaggctgccagtttgcgcctacggcccctccgaccaccacctatcattcattcaccagtgtgagcggcaccaggggcaagggtgaaatgtcctgcccaaggacacaacggcagcgatttggatgtcaagaggcggggagcgaacctgcaaccctcaggtttctggcacggctgctctccccactacgccataccgcccctaaaTATGTAGAGATATATTTAGATATCTCTATGTATATGATATATAGAGATATCCGCTGATATAGACAATAGCCAAAACATCACCAAAGGGGCATATTCCAAACAGCGCGTTTCctagaagtatgaaggaaggcaagattgttttataaatatctctgcaatgtctccacagtttgatttcacatttttgggacttatgcagatcccaaacacacagcAGGTAACAAAAGTTAAGAAAaactggttttgcataatagggcataATAAATGCAGAACAAAACTGATTTAAATGTAAAGAAAACAAACTAAGATTCAACAGAAGTTCATTTTCAGTTCTAATCATTTTACTCTCTCACAAAACTCTACTACACCAAATTAGGCAAATTAGGCAATTATGTCATATGGCGAATTTTAGGAGCTccaatagctactttccttaCTGAGGAGTTGGCAGCACAGTCAGACAGTGCTTGATAACAATGGTGCTCACTCTTTGGAGTAGAAAGGGACACAATTTGGACAAATGAACTGTGAGTGTGTTACTTGTTGCCAGCTATTTTGACAACAATGGTTGTGTGTTGAGTTACTCAGTGAACTGTAGATCTTTACTGACATTAAAGCTATACACTAACGACTTGAAGTTTTGTAAGGTAATGTGTCCCACCTGTCTCCTGGGTGGCAGTAGAGCAGCAGGGTAGTATcgaaggcgtttgggtggcaagACTGTTCGAGAAGATTTGCGGACTCCCTTTATCTGGATCGGGGTCCCCTCCTGCTAAGTGAACAACATTAAATTATGCCACAATTACGCtacacattaccgtatttttcggactataagtcgcagtttttttcatagtttatgaaagttgcataatgtttttttccttctttattatgcattttcggctggtgcaacttatactccggtgcgacttatacttcgaaaaatacggtactctcacATTCAAGTGTGTTTACCTTGTGAATATAGTCCATTGTATGAAAACACAGTTAAGGtctatagcagacctgggcaaaatatgaGGCCCAATAAGATTTTccatccggcccgccggacgttctacatcatttttttaaacctttaacctcaaaactgtagctgccattatgatgtgcagtgctgcttttaaattaccgtaagtctggAACTCTAGAAAATATttaaatggttgaaatctgcgctttcgggtgttatacgagttattaaagtaatctacgtcacagcagctcagaggaGGAACAAACCAGTGTCGGCGGGGTTATGTTTtaagagcagccagcctgaaacgcgtgtgtcagaaacagatgcgtaagcagatttttacaacaaattctgcataaaagtgataatatatcacactgtaggtgtttattacagttgacattcatattttgctgttttttacatttttgttgttttgcttaATTGTGAAAGATGTCTATCGAAGAGTGGGTCTGAgatgtaaaagaggagcaacattcatatgttaatattcagtgttttattgttcatagctaatattgtaaatcccactttctttatttttttatgtacattttgggtgtcccattcagtaatatgtaaaattccatttcttTTTTGAGgtagtctgtcataacgtttttacaactctattggacattgtgacttttggtattagtgttcctgaaaaaaaagggacccaaacacatactgtacagcagatttttacagataaatgtgtaaatataatttatacacattgcccccccccccccccccccagacacattttttctctcaatgtgtccCCCGAGTAAAAATATTTGGTCTATAGCCTACCGACTAGCAAACACTACATGTCCAAATTAGTTCAATCACATGCCAAACAACCCTTACCTTTTCTGCGGGTTGGTGCTTTAGACGTCTCGAATCCATGCCggtcaaaaaagttaaaaaaaaaaaaaaaaattattgtggaTTAAGGCCTACTACAGGTTCCTCAGCTGAAAGTCGTGTGTAGTAATTGAGAAATGAGTTTTGTGAAACGGAGTACCGGCAGTTGATTGGTTAAATTTGTGGCGACGTCATTGAAAGGGCGGTGCTTTAGTTACTTTAAACCAATGGCCGTCCGAGAATTTAAGTGTCACTTCCGCACACAGTATTACTTCAGTTATGTCGCCATCGTTTGGCAAAATAAGAGACTGCAAAAACACTATTATTAGAGTAGTAGATAAATAGATATTAgtatggatgatgatgatgaaattaaATTTTGCATATTAAATGCACACATTATTTGTAACGGTAAATGTGTAATAATCCTACCCATTTGTACagtagaatttatttatttattttaatactttTAATATTACAGAATGGGGGATTTCTATAAAGCTATGAATTTAGGTTTGAAAATCCATACATTTTTAAgtgtatacatttatttaatacacatgtatttaatatttgcatTTACTATACATTTTATGTATGTTTcttagtaagtacattttatttatataccaCTTCTCAAAGACAgctctcaaagtgcttcacatggTAAAAATACAAACAGTACCATCAAATATCAGCACATTGCATGATAACACAACAGAAAAAGAGcaaatacataccggtacatcAAATAATAATACAGGAATATTGCTAGAACACACGCTTATGCTGATTGTAATTATTcattcccaacaggtgtaaaagaaaccgcaccctccttcaaaaccgcactaaaagaacacctccaggcatatacaaccctagactaacaccctaccCCCACCCCATCCCAccccccccccggattgtaaataatcaaatgtaaataatcaaatgtatatacttgttcttatgctttctgagctcactatgttcactgctcgctgtacatatcctaccaagtcagacctacactgtttcaatgtccatttctcagatgatattattgttgatgactgaagtgctgatatcaaccaaacctaacccccccgcaccaaccccctccacatcccaccccccgtattgtaaataattcaatgtatatactctgatgatgattaacttgtgtgatgactgtattatgctgatagtatatatttatatcatgaattgattaacatggaccccgacttaaacaggttgaa
This is a stretch of genomic DNA from Nerophis lumbriciformis linkage group LG06, RoL_Nlum_v2.1, whole genome shotgun sequence. It encodes these proteins:
- the LOC133608839 gene encoding WD repeat-containing protein 76-like isoform X2, which encodes MDSRRLKHQPAEKEGTPIQIKGVRKSSRTVLPPKRLRYYPAALLPPRRQRNIENDEDEQDDVSVAENNKEITNDKGLSAYELERLENIRQNQAFLSAINLFQASDELKRSSAKLQPSQRGLARSHSEVKEVLPPRKSLRLQNKQAEVWTLPPESNRWSVPGPDLWAKKPAGPLSMEPINMAEASKLPPQLLRLCSDVGGTQVVSPKQMGELNLSKYCSTLGKMRISEDKVAKVVMDHIFSAAFHPSSTSLLMAAGDQKGKVGLWSLGEDWGNDGVLLFEPHSRSVGCLAFSRAHSTQLLSLSYDGSLRCMDVEKAVFDDVYNVEYGLKTFDFLSHDCLTLVVGDWYGNVAIVDRRTPGTSHESFHSLDPKVLRCVSVHPLQQQYFVVAKNREVSIYDIRSLKKNESQPVCQLNGHSLSISSCFFSPCTGNRVVTSCKDNRIRVYDTSSLMSEAPLLKSISHNMNTGCGVSTLSAVWDPKQENCLIVGSVSWPRKVQVFHESGRLLQSFEDDELLYTVQSVTAFHPTRNAILGGNSSGRLHVFSD
- the LOC133608839 gene encoding WD repeat-containing protein 76-like isoform X1, coding for MDSRRLKHQPAEKQEGTPIQIKGVRKSSRTVLPPKRLRYYPAALLPPRRQRNIENDEDEQDDVSVAENNKEITNDKGLSAYELERLENIRQNQAFLSAINLFQASDELKRSSAKLQPSQRGLARSHSEVKEVLPPRKSLRLQNKQAEVWTLPPESNRWSVPGPDLWAKKPAGPLSMEPINMAEASKLPPQLLRLCSDVGGTQVVSPKQMGELNLSKYCSTLGKMRISEDKVAKVVMDHIFSAAFHPSSTSLLMAAGDQKGKVGLWSLGEDWGNDGVLLFEPHSRSVGCLAFSRAHSTQLLSLSYDGSLRCMDVEKAVFDDVYNVEYGLKTFDFLSHDCLTLVVGDWYGNVAIVDRRTPGTSHESFHSLDPKVLRCVSVHPLQQQYFVVAKNREVSIYDIRSLKKNESQPVCQLNGHSLSISSCFFSPCTGNRVVTSCKDNRIRVYDTSSLMSEAPLLKSISHNMNTGCGVSTLSAVWDPKQENCLIVGSVSWPRKVQVFHESGRLLQSFEDDELLYTVQSVTAFHPTRNAILGGNSSGRLHVFSD
- the LOC133608839 gene encoding WD repeat-containing protein 76-like isoform X4 → MDSRRLKHQPAEKQEGTPIQIKGVRKSSRTVLPPKRLRYYPAALLPPRRQRNIENDEDEQDDVSVAENNKEITNDKGLSAYELERLENIRQNQAFLSAINLFQASDELKRSSAKLQPSQRGLARSHSEVKEVLPPRKSLRLQNKQAEVWTLPPESNRWSVPGPDLWAKKPAGPLSMEPINMAEASKLPPQLLRLCSDVGGTQVVSPKQMGELNLSKYCSTLGKMRISEDKVAKVVMDHIFSAAFHPSSTSLLMAAGDQKGKVGLWSLGEDWGNDGVLLFEPHSRSVGCLAFSRAHSTQLLSLSYDGSLRCMDVEKAVFDDVYNVEYGLKTFDFLSHDCLTLVVGDWYGNVAIVDRRTPGTSHESFHSLDPKVLRCVSVHPLQQQYFVVAKNREVSIYDIRSLKKNESQPVCQLNGHSLSISSCFFSPCTGNRVVTSCKDNRIRVYDTSSLMSEAPLLKSIRDFRMCVKVLTGGVGACR
- the LOC133608839 gene encoding WD repeat-containing protein 76-like isoform X3 → MDSRRLKHQPAEKQEGTPIQIKGVRKSSRTVLPPKRLRYYPAALLPPRRQRNIENDEDEQDDVSVAENNKEITNDKGLSAYELERLENIRQNQAFLSAINLFQASDELKRSSAKLQPSQRGLARSHSEVKEVLPPRKSLRLQNKQAEVWTLPPESNRWSVPGPDLWAKKPAGPLSMEPINMAEASKLPPQLLRLCSDVSPKQMGELNLSKYCSTLGKMRISEDKVAKVVMDHIFSAAFHPSSTSLLMAAGDQKGKVGLWSLGEDWGNDGVLLFEPHSRSVGCLAFSRAHSTQLLSLSYDGSLRCMDVEKAVFDDVYNVEYGLKTFDFLSHDCLTLVVGDWYGNVAIVDRRTPGTSHESFHSLDPKVLRCVSVHPLQQQYFVVAKNREVSIYDIRSLKKNESQPVCQLNGHSLSISSCFFSPCTGNRVVTSCKDNRIRVYDTSSLMSEAPLLKSISHNMNTGCGVSTLSAVWDPKQENCLIVGSVSWPRKVQVFHESGRLLQSFEDDELLYTVQSVTAFHPTRNAILGGNSSGRLHVFSD